One segment of Agromyces albus DNA contains the following:
- a CDS encoding DUF1304 domain-containing protein, producing the protein MAVIASIIVALAALLHGYIFLLESVLWAKPATWKRFGVADQASADVTKPMAYNQGFYNLFLGLGAALGLILFWTGADSVGKALVLFTTGCMVLAAAVLITTGRGYLKPALIQGTLPLIGFVLFLFA; encoded by the coding sequence ATGGCCGTCATCGCGAGCATCATCGTCGCCCTCGCCGCGCTCCTGCACGGCTACATCTTCCTGCTCGAGAGCGTGCTGTGGGCGAAGCCCGCCACGTGGAAGCGGTTCGGCGTCGCCGACCAGGCGAGCGCCGATGTGACGAAGCCCATGGCCTACAACCAGGGCTTCTACAACCTGTTCCTCGGACTCGGCGCGGCCCTCGGCCTCATCCTGTTCTGGACGGGAGCCGACTCGGTCGGGAAAGCGCTCGTGCTCTTCACGACAGGGTGCATGGTGCTCGCCGCTGCGGTGCTCATCACGACCGGGCGCGGCTACCTGAAGCCCGCGCTCATCCAGGGCACGCTGCCGCTCATCGGCTTCGTGCTGTTCCTCTTCGCCTGA
- a CDS encoding winged helix DNA-binding domain-containing protein, whose protein sequence is MDLATLRQLRLRVQGVREPVAASAPEVVERFVAVQSQEFVPAQWGLAARVRSEHRPDAASVAASIDRGEILRTHVLRPTWHFVSPSDARWLLELSAERVHRLNATYYRRVGLEGEAAARGLDVVARALEGGHRTRAQLTAALDEAGSPMAGLAFGYLLMLAELERVAISGANVGRQRTYAAFDERVPASAPKPRDEALAELAERFIGSRGPANERDFAAWSGFTLGDARQAFADAADRSDGRITTVEVDGETHWLDASAVPDAAAAASATESDTDRVDLLQAYDEYIMGYAAPRAYLQSPERPAPVGAEFPLHALMIGGVMCGRWAPVVNAKRAVVRIVPWRTFSPAEERSLAASVAELERFLGLPVTVERSS, encoded by the coding sequence GTGGATCTGGCAACGCTCCGGCAGCTGCGGCTCCGCGTGCAAGGAGTGCGCGAGCCGGTTGCCGCCTCGGCGCCCGAGGTCGTCGAGCGTTTCGTCGCCGTGCAGTCGCAGGAGTTCGTGCCGGCCCAGTGGGGCCTCGCAGCGCGCGTGCGCTCCGAGCACCGCCCCGACGCGGCATCCGTCGCCGCCTCGATCGACCGCGGCGAGATCCTGCGCACGCACGTGCTGCGCCCGACGTGGCATTTCGTGAGCCCCTCGGATGCCAGGTGGTTGCTCGAGCTCTCGGCAGAGCGCGTGCATCGGCTGAACGCGACGTACTACCGCCGTGTCGGTCTCGAGGGTGAAGCGGCCGCTCGCGGCCTCGACGTCGTGGCGCGCGCCCTCGAAGGCGGACACCGCACCCGGGCGCAACTGACGGCGGCGCTCGACGAGGCCGGGTCGCCCATGGCGGGCCTCGCCTTCGGCTACCTGCTCATGCTCGCCGAGCTCGAACGCGTGGCGATCAGCGGCGCGAACGTCGGCAGGCAGCGCACCTACGCGGCGTTCGACGAGCGAGTGCCGGCCTCGGCGCCGAAGCCGCGCGACGAGGCGCTCGCCGAGCTCGCCGAGCGCTTCATCGGCTCACGCGGACCGGCGAACGAGCGCGACTTCGCGGCCTGGTCGGGCTTCACGCTCGGCGACGCACGACAGGCGTTCGCCGACGCCGCCGACCGGAGCGACGGTCGCATCACGACGGTCGAGGTCGACGGTGAGACCCACTGGCTGGATGCCTCGGCGGTGCCGGATGCCGCGGCGGCAGCCTCGGCGACCGAGAGCGACACCGACCGCGTCGACCTGCTGCAGGCCTACGACGAATACATCATGGGTTACGCGGCGCCACGCGCGTACCTCCAGTCGCCGGAGCGCCCGGCCCCCGTGGGCGCGGAGTTCCCGCTGCACGCGCTCATGATCGGCGGGGTCATGTGCGGCCGGTGGGCGCCGGTCGTGAACGCGAAGCGTGCGGTGGTGCGCATCGTGCCATGGCGCACGTTCTCGCCTGCCGAGGAGCGCTCGCTCGCGGCATCCGTCGCCGAGCTCGAACGATTCCTCGGCCTGCCCGTCACGGTCGAGCGGAGCTCATGA
- a CDS encoding MerR family transcriptional regulator, which translates to MSELDAIGKFGRLAGLSIHTLRHYDDIGLLVPADVSDGGQRRYDRSQLERARRIRALRWTGLPLDEIAVVLDGGGSARDALDRHRDALRRRQSRDGDAIQQITRMMEGKPMNSTLNTARPVQIKLLVRDVDEAAAFYADAFGFDWRTTQRTDDEDFNGFVFGSWDHPDFFLIHLQTADQLGAVGPATFGITVDDLDAAHARAISAGAEEVRPPHDLQGMPRSSVVKDPDGNVAWLYQA; encoded by the coding sequence GTGAGCGAATTGGACGCAATCGGGAAGTTCGGCAGACTTGCGGGACTCTCCATCCACACCTTGAGGCACTACGACGACATCGGTCTACTGGTGCCCGCGGATGTGAGCGACGGCGGGCAGCGGAGGTATGACCGCAGCCAACTCGAACGAGCGCGACGAATCCGCGCCCTTCGCTGGACCGGGCTTCCCCTCGACGAGATCGCGGTGGTGCTCGACGGCGGAGGCTCCGCCAGGGACGCCCTCGATCGACACCGAGATGCTCTCCGCCGTCGACAGAGCCGCGACGGCGATGCGATTCAACAAATCACCCGAATGATGGAGGGAAAACCCATGAACAGCACGCTCAACACCGCTCGACCTGTCCAGATCAAGCTGCTCGTCCGGGACGTGGACGAGGCTGCCGCCTTCTACGCCGACGCGTTCGGCTTCGATTGGCGGACCACGCAGAGAACTGACGACGAGGACTTCAACGGCTTCGTCTTCGGTTCCTGGGACCACCCCGACTTCTTCCTGATCCACCTCCAGACGGCGGACCAGCTCGGTGCCGTGGGACCCGCGACGTTCGGCATCACCGTCGACGATCTCGACGCTGCGCACGCGCGGGCGATCTCGGCGGGCGCCGAGGAGGTCCGCCCGCCACACGATCTTCAGGGCATGCCGCGATCGTCCGTGGTCAAGGACCCGGATGGGAACGTCGCGTGGCTCTATCAGGCGTAG
- a CDS encoding ABC transporter permease: MPFLRAIASEFQKVFTTRMWWLLALLLAGYVALMSGGFGAFLGWASENPDAAASAGGGTTIPSGLDIAPLVYSFATSIGYVFPVLLGALAVTGEFRHKTLTPTFLAEPHRTTVLTAKFLSQLAMGAGLGVIAFAVSVGTGAAALAGFGLDTGLDDADTWALIGRGVLAMALWGAIGVGLGALVPNQVAAIVIVIAFTQFVEPILRFTASLNDVTANIGKFLPGAASDALVGASFYNIASLGTAATLEWWQGGLVLLGIAVVATFIGAATTWRGDVS; this comes from the coding sequence ATGCCGTTCCTCCGCGCGATCGCCTCAGAGTTCCAGAAGGTCTTCACCACTCGCATGTGGTGGCTGCTCGCCCTCCTGCTCGCCGGCTATGTGGCCCTCATGTCGGGCGGGTTCGGCGCCTTCCTCGGCTGGGCGAGTGAGAATCCGGATGCCGCGGCCTCCGCCGGCGGCGGCACCACCATCCCGTCGGGACTCGACATCGCCCCGCTCGTCTACAGCTTCGCAACGTCGATCGGCTACGTCTTCCCGGTGCTCCTCGGCGCCCTCGCCGTCACGGGCGAGTTCCGGCACAAGACCCTCACGCCCACGTTCCTCGCCGAGCCGCACCGCACCACCGTGCTCACCGCGAAGTTCCTCTCGCAGCTCGCGATGGGTGCAGGGCTCGGCGTGATCGCGTTCGCCGTCTCGGTCGGCACCGGGGCCGCGGCCCTCGCTGGCTTCGGCCTCGACACGGGTCTCGACGACGCCGACACGTGGGCGCTCATCGGACGCGGCGTACTCGCGATGGCGCTCTGGGGTGCGATCGGCGTCGGGCTCGGCGCGCTCGTGCCCAACCAGGTCGCCGCGATCGTCATCGTCATCGCGTTCACCCAGTTCGTCGAGCCGATCCTGCGGTTCACGGCCTCGCTCAACGACGTCACCGCGAACATCGGCAAGTTCCTGCCGGGTGCCGCCAGCGACGCCCTCGTCGGGGCGTCGTTCTACAACATCGCCTCGCTCGGCACCGCGGCGACGCTCGAGTGGTGGCAGGGCGGTCTCGTACTGCTCGGCATCGCCGTCGTCGCGACGTTCATCGGGGCGGCGACCACCTGGCGAGGGGACGTGTCGTAG
- a CDS encoding ABC transporter ATP-binding protein — translation MQSGIPIEITGLSKHFGHVVAVDDLTFTVQPGRVTGFLGPNGAGKTTTLRVLLGLVHPSAGTATFGGTPYSALPRPLETVGAALDANFHPGRTARDHLKVYATATGLSNARVPVVLEQVGMTEFADRRVGGYSLGMRQRLALAYTLLGDPGVFVLDEPINGLDPEGIKWIRGFLQNLAHEGRTVLVSSHLLSEVQQSVDEVIIISKGRLVKSGTLVSLELAAAPRTIADSPDREALSAALDEAGLEYTEGRNGFIVNEPDPGRVGHAAFLGGVELNTLHRLKSGLEESFLSLVGGGEQ, via the coding sequence ATGCAGAGCGGCATCCCCATCGAGATCACCGGTCTCAGCAAGCACTTCGGGCACGTCGTCGCGGTCGACGACCTGACGTTCACGGTGCAACCCGGCCGGGTCACCGGTTTCCTCGGCCCGAACGGCGCCGGCAAGACCACGACGCTGCGCGTGCTGCTCGGGCTCGTGCATCCGAGCGCCGGCACCGCGACGTTCGGCGGCACGCCCTATTCGGCACTGCCGCGGCCGCTCGAGACGGTCGGCGCCGCGCTCGACGCGAACTTCCATCCGGGGCGCACGGCTCGCGATCACCTCAAGGTCTACGCGACTGCAACGGGCCTCTCCAATGCGAGAGTTCCGGTGGTGCTCGAGCAAGTGGGCATGACCGAGTTCGCCGACCGGCGGGTCGGTGGCTACTCGCTCGGCATGCGCCAGCGACTCGCGCTCGCGTACACGCTGCTCGGCGACCCTGGCGTGTTCGTGCTCGACGAGCCGATCAACGGCCTCGACCCCGAGGGCATCAAGTGGATCCGCGGCTTCCTGCAGAACCTCGCCCACGAGGGCCGCACGGTGCTCGTGAGCTCGCACCTCCTGAGCGAGGTGCAGCAGAGCGTCGACGAGGTCATCATCATCTCGAAGGGCCGCCTCGTGAAGAGTGGCACGCTCGTGAGCCTCGAACTCGCCGCGGCACCGCGCACGATCGCCGACTCGCCCGACCGGGAGGCGCTCTCCGCCGCGCTCGACGAAGCCGGCCTCGAGTACACCGAGGGTCGCAACGGCTTCATCGTCAACGAGCCCGACCCAGGCCGCGTCGGCCACGCGGCGTTCCTCGGCGGCGTCGAGCTGAACACCCTGCACCGGTTGAAATCGGGGCTCGAAGAGTCGTTCCTCTCGCTCGTCGGCGGGGGTGAACAGTAG
- the hemL gene encoding glutamate-1-semialdehyde 2,1-aminomutase, which yields MTNAGLFARAQAAIPGGVNSPVRAFRSVGGTPRFLVSARGPYVTDAEGREYVDLVAGWGPAILGHADPRVVEAVTDAAARGLSFGSSTPAETELAELVEERIAPVEKLRLVSTGTEATMSAIRLARGFTGRDLLVKFSGHYHGHSDGLLAEAGSGLATFALPGSAGVPREIAALTLVVPYNDLDALRAVFAEHGDRIAAVITEAAAANMGVVPPLPGFNRALVELAHAHGALVISDEVLTGFRVSAAGWWGLENGTESAYTPDLLTFGKVIGGGMPVAALGGRTEIMDQLAPLGPVYQAGTLSGNPVAVAAGIATLRAADAAVYEHLDATAATISDAVSAALTAEGVAHRAQHAGNLFSFVFGEAVAGGVHDYAGVLRQESWRYSPFFHAMLEAGVSLPPSVFEAWFVTAAHDEAAIGRVLDALPGAARAAASARSA from the coding sequence GTGACGAACGCCGGGCTCTTCGCCCGCGCCCAGGCCGCGATCCCCGGTGGCGTCAACTCGCCCGTGCGGGCGTTCCGCTCGGTCGGCGGCACGCCGCGCTTCCTCGTCTCGGCGCGTGGCCCCTACGTCACCGACGCCGAGGGCCGCGAGTACGTCGACCTCGTCGCCGGCTGGGGCCCCGCGATCCTCGGGCACGCCGACCCCAGGGTCGTCGAGGCGGTGACGGATGCCGCGGCGCGCGGTCTCTCGTTCGGCTCCTCCACGCCCGCCGAGACCGAACTCGCCGAGCTCGTCGAGGAGCGCATCGCTCCCGTCGAGAAACTCCGCCTCGTCTCGACGGGCACCGAGGCGACGATGAGCGCCATCCGCCTCGCTCGCGGATTCACCGGCCGCGACCTGCTCGTGAAGTTCTCCGGTCACTACCACGGCCACTCCGACGGCCTGCTCGCCGAGGCCGGCTCGGGCCTCGCGACCTTCGCGCTGCCCGGCTCGGCCGGAGTGCCCCGCGAGATCGCCGCGCTCACCCTCGTCGTGCCCTATAACGACCTCGACGCCCTGCGCGCCGTCTTCGCCGAGCACGGCGACCGCATCGCCGCCGTCATCACCGAAGCCGCTGCCGCGAACATGGGCGTCGTGCCGCCGCTTCCCGGCTTCAACCGCGCGCTCGTCGAGCTCGCCCATGCGCACGGCGCGCTCGTCATCTCCGACGAGGTGCTCACGGGCTTCCGCGTCTCGGCCGCCGGCTGGTGGGGCCTCGAGAACGGCACCGAATCCGCCTACACCCCCGACCTCCTGACCTTCGGCAAGGTCATCGGCGGCGGTATGCCCGTCGCGGCACTCGGCGGCCGCACCGAGATCATGGATCAGCTCGCGCCGCTCGGCCCGGTCTACCAAGCCGGCACCCTCTCGGGCAACCCCGTCGCGGTCGCGGCGGGCATCGCAACACTCAGGGCAGCGGATGCCGCGGTGTACGAGCATCTCGACGCGACGGCTGCGACCATCAGCGACGCCGTCTCCGCGGCGCTCACCGCAGAAGGCGTCGCGCACCGCGCGCAGCACGCCGGCAACCTCTTCAGCTTCGTGTTCGGAGAGGCGGTTGCCGGGGGAGTGCACGACTACGCCGGAGTGCTGCGCCAGGAGTCCTGGCGCTACTCCCCATTCTTCCACGCGATGCTCGAGGCGGGGGTCTCCCTGCCGCCGAGCGTGTTCGAGGCGTGGTTCGTCACGGCAGCGCACGACGAGGCCGCGATCGGCCGCGTGCTCGACGCGCTGCCGGGGGCGGCTCGCGCCGCGGCATCCGCTCGCTCTGCCTGA
- a CDS encoding winged helix-turn-helix transcriptional regulator, translated as MTLTADQRRAVAKDAYADYLAECPSRQVLEILATKWTTLVLLQLSEQPLRHSELRARIPGASQKMLTETLRLLERDGIVGREVKQVFPAHVEYSLSALGESLMPIVWHMKDWADANMAEVKHRRMISAS; from the coding sequence GTGACCCTCACCGCCGACCAGAGGCGCGCCGTCGCGAAAGACGCCTACGCCGACTACCTGGCCGAGTGTCCCTCGCGCCAGGTGCTCGAGATCCTCGCCACGAAGTGGACGACGCTCGTGCTGCTCCAACTGTCGGAACAGCCGCTGCGCCACTCCGAGCTGCGCGCACGGATACCCGGTGCCAGCCAGAAGATGCTCACCGAGACGCTGCGGCTGCTCGAGCGCGACGGCATCGTCGGTCGCGAGGTGAAGCAGGTGTTCCCGGCGCACGTCGAGTACTCGCTCAGCGCGCTGGGCGAGAGCCTGATGCCGATCGTGTGGCACATGAAGGACTGGGCCGACGCGAACATGGCCGAGGTGAAGCACCGCCGGATGATCAGCGCCTCATGA
- the hemB gene encoding porphobilinogen synthase yields MSPTPAPRDRPRRLRATPAMRRLVSETRLDPADLVLPIFLREGAVAPLPIASMPGVVQHSLESLPGAVTDAAAAGLGGVMLFGVPEQRDARGSGATDPEGILNLATRVAADAADGALVVQTDLCLDEFTDHGHCGVLDMLGRVDNDATLERYQEMAVVQAASGSQLLGLSGMMDGQVAAVREALDGSGFANTPILAYSAKYASAFYGPFRDAIESTLEGDRRTYQLDPGNRREGLREALIDIDEGADIVMVKPAGSYLDVLADISAASVVPVWAYQVSGEYAMVEAAAAHGWIDRKRAVIETVRGIRRAGADAVLTYWALELADWIRKGDLA; encoded by the coding sequence GTGAGTCCCACGCCCGCTCCCCGCGACCGTCCGCGCCGTCTCCGCGCGACCCCCGCCATGCGGCGGCTCGTCTCCGAGACCCGGCTCGACCCCGCCGACCTCGTGCTCCCGATCTTCCTGCGCGAGGGCGCTGTGGCACCCCTGCCGATCGCCTCGATGCCGGGGGTCGTGCAGCACAGCCTCGAGAGCCTGCCGGGAGCGGTGACGGATGCCGCGGCGGCTGGACTCGGCGGTGTCATGCTCTTCGGCGTGCCCGAGCAGCGCGACGCCCGCGGCTCGGGCGCGACCGACCCCGAGGGCATCCTGAACCTCGCCACGCGAGTCGCCGCCGATGCGGCCGACGGGGCCCTCGTCGTGCAGACCGATCTCTGCCTCGACGAGTTCACCGATCACGGCCACTGCGGCGTGCTCGACATGCTCGGGCGGGTCGACAACGACGCCACGCTCGAGCGCTACCAGGAGATGGCGGTCGTGCAGGCGGCATCCGGATCCCAGCTCCTCGGCCTCTCGGGCATGATGGACGGCCAGGTCGCCGCGGTGCGCGAGGCGCTCGACGGCAGCGGGTTCGCCAACACGCCGATCCTCGCCTACTCGGCCAAGTACGCGTCGGCGTTCTACGGCCCGTTCCGCGACGCGATCGAGTCGACGCTCGAGGGCGACCGCCGCACCTACCAGCTCGACCCCGGTAACCGCCGTGAGGGGTTGCGTGAGGCGCTCATCGATATCGACGAGGGCGCCGACATCGTCATGGTCAAGCCCGCCGGCAGCTACCTCGACGTGCTCGCCGACATCTCGGCCGCGAGCGTCGTGCCCGTCTGGGCGTACCAGGTGTCGGGCGAGTACGCGATGGTCGAGGCCGCCGCAGCGCACGGCTGGATCGACCGCAAGCGCGCCGTGATCGAGACCGTGCGCGGCATCCGTCGCGCCGGCGCCGACGCCGTGCTCACGTACTGGGCCCTCGAACTGGCCGACTGGATCCGGAAGGGAGACCTCGCGTGA
- a CDS encoding dihydrofolate reductase family protein produces MRPLRYSINVTLDGCCHHEAGLPPDEESMRYWTAEMERADALLFGRVTYEMMESAWRKPATGTWPDWMDEWEIPFAETIDRAKKYVVSSTLSGVDWNAELVRGDLGPAVQRLKQESGEGLWVGGVTLPLALADLGLIDEYEFVVQPVLAGHGPTLLAGLRERIQLELVDRNEFRSGAVAVRYRPTRVTAAVLP; encoded by the coding sequence ATGAGACCACTTCGATACTCGATCAACGTCACGCTCGACGGCTGCTGCCATCACGAGGCAGGGCTCCCCCCGGACGAGGAGTCGATGCGCTACTGGACCGCTGAGATGGAGCGAGCCGATGCCCTGCTATTCGGCCGGGTGACCTACGAGATGATGGAGTCGGCGTGGCGGAAGCCGGCCACGGGCACGTGGCCTGACTGGATGGATGAGTGGGAGATCCCGTTCGCCGAGACCATCGACCGGGCGAAGAAGTACGTCGTGTCGAGCACGCTGAGCGGGGTCGATTGGAATGCCGAGCTGGTGCGAGGTGACTTGGGACCAGCGGTTCAACGGCTCAAGCAGGAGTCAGGCGAGGGCCTGTGGGTGGGTGGCGTGACGCTCCCCCTGGCGTTGGCAGATCTGGGACTGATCGACGAGTACGAGTTCGTTGTGCAGCCGGTCCTTGCCGGACACGGGCCGACGTTGCTCGCCGGCCTGCGCGAGCGCATCCAGCTCGAGCTCGTGGACCGCAATGAGTTCCGGTCGGGCGCGGTCGCCGTGCGATACCGGCCCACGCGAGTTACGGCTGCTGTGCTGCCCTAG
- a CDS encoding isocitrate lyase/PEP mutase family protein — protein sequence MTLADTAAELRRLHTAPELLQVVNVWDVVSAKAVASLPETRALATASHSIASTFGYPDGEQIPVEIMLDMAGRIARAVDVPVSADLEAGYGDPAETVRRAIGEGIAGANLEDELKPLAESVAAVEGAVAAADAEGVPFALNARTDAFLRGSDRPRDVWIADAIERGRAYLDAGATCVFVPGIFGEDEVVELVDGIGAYRVSLIGLPGVPTPARLAELGIARLSYGPTTQRVALGALQDLAAELYAGGVLPSGIRALN from the coding sequence ATGACTCTCGCCGATACCGCCGCCGAACTTCGCCGCCTGCACACCGCCCCCGAGCTCCTCCAGGTGGTGAACGTGTGGGACGTCGTGAGCGCGAAAGCCGTCGCCAGCCTCCCCGAGACCCGCGCTCTCGCCACGGCGAGCCACTCGATCGCGTCGACGTTCGGCTACCCCGACGGCGAACAGATCCCGGTCGAAATCATGCTCGACATGGCGGGCCGCATCGCCCGGGCCGTCGACGTGCCCGTGAGCGCCGACCTCGAAGCCGGCTACGGCGACCCCGCCGAGACTGTGCGCCGCGCGATCGGCGAGGGCATCGCGGGAGCGAACCTCGAAGACGAGCTCAAGCCGCTCGCCGAGTCGGTCGCCGCCGTCGAGGGAGCGGTCGCCGCCGCCGACGCCGAGGGCGTGCCCTTCGCACTGAACGCTCGCACCGACGCGTTCCTCCGCGGCAGTGACCGCCCCCGAGACGTGTGGATCGCCGACGCGATCGAGCGCGGCCGCGCCTATCTCGACGCGGGCGCGACGTGCGTGTTCGTTCCCGGCATCTTCGGCGAAGACGAGGTGGTCGAACTCGTCGACGGCATCGGTGCGTACCGAGTGAGCCTCATCGGCCTGCCCGGCGTCCCGACTCCCGCGAGGCTCGCCGAGCTCGGCATCGCCCGGTTGTCGTACGGCCCCACCACGCAGCGTGTCGCGCTCGGTGCCCTGCAGGACCTCGCGGCCGAACTCTATGCCGGGGGCGTGCTGCCCAGCGGCATCCGCGCGCTCAACTAG
- a CDS encoding cysteine desulfurase-like protein: protein MAYDVSRIRSEFPSLESGWAHFDGPGGTQTPRLVGDAVASVLTGPLSNRGTIGESEERAEAAVHGFRLAMADLVNGHPRGIVHGRSATQLTYDFSRHLSREWGPGDEVVVTRLDHDANIRPWVHAAERAGARVRWVDFDPATGELSTDAVTAALSDRTRLVAVTAASNLIGTMPDIPAIAAAVHDAEALLFVDGVHYAAHELPDVTALGADFFTCSPYKFLGPHCGVLAARPELLDTISPDKLLPATNVVPERFEFGTLPYEQLAGVTAAVDVLASLDPETTDAASSRRDRLAASYGALREHESALLERLEAGISALPGATTWSRAARRTPTLLATFDGHAASALTTALASRQVLAPSGNFYALEASRHLGLGDGGGLRMGLAPYSDDDDVERLLAGLADVLG from the coding sequence ATGGCCTACGACGTGTCGCGCATCCGTTCGGAGTTCCCCTCGCTCGAGAGCGGGTGGGCGCACTTCGACGGACCGGGCGGCACGCAGACTCCGCGGCTGGTGGGCGACGCCGTGGCATCCGTGCTCACCGGTCCGCTCTCGAACCGAGGCACGATCGGCGAGTCCGAGGAGCGGGCCGAGGCGGCGGTGCACGGGTTCCGGCTCGCGATGGCCGACCTCGTGAACGGCCACCCGCGCGGAATCGTGCACGGGCGCAGCGCCACGCAGCTCACCTACGACTTCTCCAGGCACCTCTCGCGGGAGTGGGGGCCGGGCGACGAGGTCGTCGTCACGCGGCTCGACCACGACGCGAACATCCGGCCGTGGGTGCACGCGGCCGAGCGGGCCGGGGCGAGGGTGCGCTGGGTCGACTTCGACCCGGCGACGGGCGAGCTGTCGACGGATGCCGTGACGGCGGCACTCTCCGATCGCACTCGCTTGGTCGCGGTGACGGCGGCCTCGAACCTCATCGGCACGATGCCCGACATCCCCGCGATCGCGGCCGCGGTGCACGACGCCGAGGCGTTGCTCTTCGTCGACGGCGTGCACTATGCGGCACATGAGCTGCCCGACGTCACCGCGCTCGGCGCCGACTTCTTCACGTGCTCGCCTTACAAGTTCCTCGGCCCGCATTGCGGTGTGCTCGCCGCCCGGCCCGAGCTGCTCGACACGATCTCACCCGACAAGCTGCTGCCGGCCACGAACGTCGTGCCCGAGCGATTCGAGTTCGGCACCCTCCCCTACGAACAGCTCGCGGGCGTCACGGCGGCCGTCGACGTGCTCGCTTCCCTCGACCCCGAGACGACGGATGCCGCGAGCTCCCGCCGCGACCGCCTCGCCGCGTCATACGGGGCGCTGCGCGAGCACGAGTCCGCGCTGCTCGAACGGCTCGAGGCGGGCATCTCGGCGCTGCCCGGCGCGACGACCTGGTCGCGGGCGGCGCGCCGCACGCCCACGCTGCTCGCGACGTTCGACGGCCACGCGGCATCCGCTCTCACGACGGCGCTCGCCTCGCGGCAGGTGCTCGCACCGAGCGGCAACTTCTACGCGCTCGAGGCTTCGCGGCACCTCGGGCTCGGCGATGGCGGCGGCCTGCGCATGGGACTCGCGCCCTACAGCGACGACGACGACGTCGAGCGGCTCCTGGCCGGCCTCGCTGACGTGCTCGGCTGA
- a CDS encoding FMN-dependent NADH-azoreductase, whose amino-acid sequence MTHLLHVNASARGDASRSLELATRFITELEEADDGLTVDRLDVFDGSLPEFGTVAAGAKMAVFARQDQTVAERRAWEDARAVFDRFAAADVYVFNVPFWNAGVPYALKQLVDVITQPGWTFAFDPDRGYRGLLQGKRAFVVYTSGVYADGRPPSFGADFTTTFFRDWLEFIGIADVHEVRYGPTVVNADVEGTRRTAIDATVAAARRFAA is encoded by the coding sequence ATGACCCACCTGCTGCACGTCAACGCATCCGCCCGTGGCGACGCGAGCCGCTCGCTCGAGCTGGCCACCCGCTTCATCACCGAGCTCGAGGAGGCCGACGACGGCCTGACCGTCGACCGGCTCGATGTCTTCGACGGATCGCTTCCAGAGTTCGGCACCGTAGCTGCAGGTGCGAAGATGGCGGTCTTCGCCAGGCAGGACCAGACGGTCGCGGAACGCCGTGCGTGGGAGGATGCACGCGCCGTGTTCGATCGGTTCGCCGCGGCCGACGTCTACGTCTTCAACGTGCCCTTCTGGAACGCCGGCGTACCGTACGCCCTGAAGCAGCTCGTCGACGTGATCACCCAGCCCGGCTGGACCTTCGCCTTCGATCCCGACCGCGGCTACCGCGGCCTCCTGCAGGGAAAGCGGGCGTTCGTGGTCTACACGAGCGGCGTGTACGCCGACGGGCGGCCTCCGTCGTTCGGCGCCGACTTCACGACCACCTTCTTCCGCGATTGGCTGGAGTTCATCGGCATCGCCGACGTGCACGAGGTGCGGTACGGGCCGACCGTCGTCAATGCCGATGTCGAGGGCACGCGCCGCACGGCGATCGACGCGACCGTGGCGGCCGCGCGGCGATTCGCGGCGTGA